In Acidobacteriota bacterium, a genomic segment contains:
- the argB gene encoding acetylglutamate kinase: MINERLDLLREALPYIQRFKNNIFVVKLSGKVTEDQDQLNSLAEEITLCQQVGIHLAVIHGGGKQLTAIAERLGIAQRIVNGRRVTDTETLEVAKMVFAGQINMDVVSALRRSGCETVGLSGVDGSIIHARRREIQKVLNQETGEVETIDFGHVGDIVEINVRLLRLLLENGYVPVISSLGSDEQGNIYNINADTIAAEIAVHLHAEKLILLTDVDGVLRDRDDPSSRISRLSAEEAERLVQERVVSSGMLPKIAAIAHIIRRGVRSAHIINGSRRNALLREVFTDEGAGTMITE, encoded by the coding sequence ATGATTAACGAAAGACTCGATCTACTCCGCGAAGCGCTGCCTTACATTCAGCGATTCAAGAACAACATTTTCGTCGTCAAGCTCTCGGGTAAAGTCACCGAAGATCAAGACCAGCTCAACTCGCTTGCTGAAGAGATCACTCTCTGCCAACAGGTAGGGATCCATCTTGCTGTCATTCACGGCGGTGGCAAGCAGCTCACCGCGATCGCCGAGCGGCTCGGCATCGCTCAGCGCATCGTCAACGGCAGACGCGTCACCGACACCGAAACGCTCGAGGTCGCCAAGATGGTGTTCGCCGGCCAGATCAACATGGACGTAGTGTCGGCCTTGCGGCGTTCGGGTTGTGAGACGGTTGGGCTATCGGGTGTTGACGGAAGCATCATCCACGCTCGGCGGCGCGAGATTCAAAAAGTGCTGAACCAGGAAACAGGCGAAGTTGAGACGATCGACTTTGGGCATGTTGGCGATATAGTCGAAATCAATGTTCGCTTGCTCCGGCTGCTGCTCGAAAACGGTTACGTGCCGGTTATTTCGTCGCTTGGATCCGACGAGCAGGGCAACATCTACAACATCAACGCAGACACGATCGCGGCAGAGATCGCGGTTCACCTTCACGCCGAGAAGCTCATCCTGCTGACGGACGTCGATGGGGTATTGCGCGACCGCGACGACCCTTCATCCAGAATCTCGCGCTTGTCGGCCGAAGAAGCTGAGCGGCTGGTGCAGGAACGGGTCGTGTCATCAGGCATGCTGCCGAAGATCGCAGCCATCGCCCACATCATTCGCCGCGGAGTGCGAAGCGCTCACATAATCAACGGCTCGCGGCGCAACGCGCTTCTGCGCGAAGTGTTCACCGACGAAGGCGCCGGCACGATGATCACGGAGTGA
- a CDS encoding PLD nuclease N-terminal domain-containing protein, protein MFSLLGIAAIILDIFALNDVVNSNRDTTTKVVLMILILLFPIIGAGLYLLVFREKGY, encoded by the coding sequence ATGTTTTCGCTTCTTGGAATCGCAGCCATCATCCTGGACATATTTGCGTTGAACGACGTGGTGAATTCGAACCGCGACACGACCACCAAGGTTGTGTTGATGATTCTTATACTCCTGTTCCCGATCATCGGCGCCGGTCTGTACTTGCTGGTTTTCCGCGAAAAGGGCTACTAG
- the argC gene encoding N-acetyl-gamma-glutamyl-phosphate reductase, which produces MIKAGILGGSGYGGSELLRILLFHPEVELTLVTANEHAGKRVDAVHPNLAKLTDLKFAAMPDPGALDGLDCVFLGLPHGQAMEIVPSLPRSLKAIDLSGDFRLNDEAKFKQFYGREHTAMQTQREFVYGLTEVNRNQIKEATRIANPGCFATALELGLYPLVASGLATGKVIADMKTGSSGSGAKAAANTHHPKRANSLYAYKTFEHQHQPEVEQLLACVNSKWSSECDLVFQVHSIPVVRGIFASIYVTPTKSMTRDEVGNLFREFYGNEFFIRLVDGSPDINWVKNTNFVDIGWAASGDTIIVFVALDNLVKGAAGQAVQNMNLTFGFGERTGLVLPGSNP; this is translated from the coding sequence TTGATCAAGGCAGGCATACTCGGAGGATCGGGCTACGGCGGAAGCGAGTTGCTTCGCATTTTGCTGTTTCATCCAGAGGTCGAACTGACGCTGGTCACCGCTAACGAGCACGCCGGCAAGCGAGTCGACGCGGTGCATCCGAACCTTGCGAAGCTCACCGATCTCAAGTTCGCCGCCATGCCCGATCCTGGCGCCCTCGACGGACTCGATTGCGTCTTTCTCGGTTTGCCACACGGCCAGGCGATGGAGATCGTTCCCTCGCTTCCCCGCTCTCTAAAGGCAATCGATCTCTCGGGCGATTTCAGATTGAACGATGAAGCAAAGTTCAAACAGTTCTACGGACGCGAGCACACTGCGATGCAGACGCAGCGCGAGTTCGTATACGGTTTGACCGAAGTGAATCGCAATCAAATCAAGGAAGCAACACGCATCGCGAATCCCGGGTGCTTCGCCACCGCGCTCGAACTGGGGCTCTACCCGTTGGTCGCGTCTGGACTCGCAACTGGCAAAGTGATTGCCGATATGAAAACCGGTTCGTCGGGCTCGGGGGCGAAAGCAGCGGCCAACACTCATCATCCGAAGCGAGCGAACAGCCTCTACGCCTACAAGACATTCGAGCATCAGCACCAGCCTGAAGTAGAACAGTTGCTCGCCTGTGTGAACTCGAAGTGGTCATCCGAATGCGATCTGGTATTTCAGGTTCACTCGATTCCTGTGGTGCGCGGGATCTTCGCATCGATCTACGTGACTCCGACTAAGTCGATGACGCGTGACGAAGTCGGGAACTTATTTCGAGAGTTCTACGGCAATGAGTTCTTCATCCGACTGGTTGACGGCTCGCCGGACATCAACTGGGTGAAGAACACTAACTTCGTAGACATCGGGTGGGCCGCAAGCGGCGACACCATAATCGTGTTCGTCGCGCTCGACAATCTGGTGAAAGGCGCGGCGGGACAGGCCGTGCAGAATATGAATTTGACGTTTGGTTTCGGCGAGCGGACGGGCTTGGTGCTGCCCGGGAGCAATCCATAG
- a CDS encoding aspartate aminotransferase family protein: MTTQPQPENLIDIEEHYQVATYKKFPFVIERGQDVWVYTSTGERYLDLYGGHAVVSTGHSHPRIVQAIADQAARLIFYSNLVYNDARARAAKKLIEAAPEPLTKTFFVNSGTEANENAMKIARMLTGRTKIISFEGGFHGRTPGSLSATGLAKYRENVSPLLEGHVYADFGNVASVETLLDEETAAVILEPIQSMGGVRMAEAEFYQALREMCDQAGAMLIYDEVQTGMGRTGEFFFAGRFAVVPDLVTLAKGIASGVPMGAVLMTDAIAGEIRTGDLGTTFGGGPLASAALEATIDVIRDERLLENVRENSEYLFGELETLSTIEEVRGLGYLIGIKFPGATAKSVQQVLLEKKIITGLSDDPSVLRLLPPLTLRRAEIDLFLDELGQIDHG, encoded by the coding sequence TTGACGACTCAACCACAGCCAGAGAACCTGATCGACATAGAAGAGCACTATCAGGTCGCGACCTATAAGAAGTTTCCGTTCGTCATCGAGCGCGGCCAAGACGTTTGGGTTTACACCTCAACCGGTGAGCGCTATCTGGATCTTTACGGCGGGCACGCGGTTGTCTCAACCGGGCACTCTCATCCGCGCATCGTTCAGGCGATCGCCGATCAGGCTGCGCGGTTGATCTTCTATTCGAACCTCGTCTACAACGACGCGCGTGCGCGGGCGGCGAAGAAGCTCATCGAAGCCGCGCCCGAGCCACTCACCAAAACGTTCTTCGTCAACTCGGGCACCGAGGCCAACGAGAACGCGATGAAGATCGCGCGCATGCTCACCGGCCGCACTAAAATCATTTCATTTGAAGGCGGGTTCCACGGACGCACGCCGGGGTCGCTCTCGGCCACCGGTCTTGCGAAGTATCGCGAGAACGTGTCGCCTCTGCTTGAAGGCCACGTTTACGCCGACTTCGGCAACGTCGCGTCGGTCGAAACCCTGTTGGACGAAGAGACAGCGGCGGTCATCCTCGAGCCTATTCAATCGATGGGCGGCGTGCGGATGGCTGAAGCGGAGTTCTATCAAGCTCTCCGCGAGATGTGCGATCAGGCGGGCGCGATGCTGATCTACGATGAAGTGCAAACAGGAATGGGCCGGACGGGCGAGTTTTTTTTCGCCGGACGCTTCGCTGTCGTCCCCGACCTGGTCACGCTCGCCAAAGGCATTGCTAGCGGAGTGCCGATGGGCGCGGTGTTGATGACCGATGCGATTGCCGGCGAGATAAGGACCGGCGATCTTGGAACAACCTTCGGCGGGGGGCCGCTGGCGAGCGCCGCTCTCGAAGCGACAATCGATGTGATCCGCGATGAGCGGCTGCTCGAAAACGTGCGCGAGAATTCTGAGTACTTGTTTGGTGAGCTCGAGACACTATCCACGATTGAAGAAGTGCGGGGGCTCGGGTACTTGATTGGGATCAAGTTCCCAGGCGCAACCGCGAAGTCCGTTCAGCAGGTGCTGTTGGAGAAGAAGATAATCACTGGGCTGTCGGACGATCCGAGCGTGTTGAGGCTGCTGCCCCCGCTCACGCTGCGACGGGCTGAGATTGATTTGTTTTTGGATGAGCTGGGCCAAATAGACCACGGATGA
- a CDS encoding neutral/alkaline non-lysosomal ceramidase N-terminal domain-containing protein, translated as MKRNLTISIANILLLLCLALTASAQGKLMAGAAKSDITPPVGTPLAGYGARRAQPSTGMHDPTEARALIIDNGVEKLAFVSVDHLGFDHGMVERIRGIASAATQILPDHIFVMSSHTHSGGGAFMEMLPLLANVLAGKFDPKIRGFYEQRTAEAIISANKTLRPARIAFGAGEARGISRFRSSWPPNGPVDPEVGVIRIDSAATGNPMAVLMNFAAHPTVLGPENMTFSADFVGYARNALERMIGGDAVAIFANGAQGTIAPHAFQGDDGWQRAENVGTILATEAFKIVLMIKPQDAIDIKLARTPLTLKIVPTSVFPPTMTYPSSYESEISAISFAGRIAFVTIPGELGSILNFQVKERGKMLGFEKTFLLGLTNDALGYIITEDEYRHKTYESTISLFGPSFGSLIANESFQLLEKLRPVEKKKPQ; from the coding sequence ATGAAACGAAATCTCACAATCTCGATCGCTAATATTCTTCTGCTCTTATGCCTTGCGCTGACCGCAAGCGCGCAGGGCAAGCTGATGGCAGGCGCCGCGAAATCGGACATCACGCCTCCGGTCGGCACTCCGCTGGCGGGTTACGGCGCGCGGCGAGCCCAGCCTTCAACCGGCATGCACGATCCCACCGAAGCACGTGCCCTGATCATCGACAACGGTGTCGAGAAGCTCGCTTTCGTCAGCGTCGATCATCTGGGCTTCGATCACGGCATGGTCGAACGCATCCGGGGCATAGCCTCGGCTGCCACCCAGATTCTTCCCGATCACATCTTCGTGATGTCGTCGCACACGCACTCCGGGGGCGGAGCTTTCATGGAGATGTTGCCGTTGCTCGCAAATGTGCTTGCAGGCAAGTTCGATCCAAAGATTCGCGGGTTCTACGAACAACGAACCGCTGAAGCGATCATCTCCGCGAACAAGACTCTTAGGCCCGCCCGCATAGCTTTTGGGGCGGGCGAGGCGCGAGGCATCTCTCGCTTCAGGTCGAGCTGGCCGCCAAATGGTCCGGTCGATCCCGAGGTCGGCGTGATTCGAATCGACTCGGCGGCGACCGGAAACCCAATGGCGGTGCTGATGAACTTCGCCGCTCACCCGACTGTGTTGGGCCCGGAGAACATGACTTTCTCGGCTGATTTCGTCGGCTACGCCAGAAACGCGCTCGAGCGAATGATTGGGGGCGACGCCGTAGCGATCTTCGCAAACGGCGCGCAGGGGACGATCGCTCCGCACGCGTTTCAAGGCGATGACGGCTGGCAGCGCGCGGAAAACGTCGGCACGATCCTGGCGACCGAAGCGTTCAAGATCGTGCTCATGATCAAGCCGCAGGACGCAATCGATATCAAACTCGCTCGAACACCGTTGACGCTGAAGATCGTGCCGACTTCGGTCTTCCCGCCCACGATGACCTACCCGTCCAGCTATGAGTCGGAGATCAGCGCAATCTCGTTCGCGGGCCGCATCGCATTCGTGACGATCCCAGGCGAGCTTGGCAGCATTCTGAATTTTCAGGTCAAGGAGCGCGGCAAGATGCTTGGCTTCGAGAAAACCTTTTTGCTCGGGCTGACCAACGACGCGCTTGGCTACATCATCACCGAAGACGAATATCGTCATAAGACCTACGAGTCGACGATCTCGCTGTTCGGTCCAAGCTTCGGGAGCTTGATCGCCAACGAATCGTTTCAGCTACTCGAAAAGCTTCGGCCCGTCGAGAAGAAGAAGCCTCAATAG
- a CDS encoding type II toxin-antitoxin system RelE/ParE family toxin, which yields MVKSFKCRDTLALSKGNRVKRFVSIAAVARRKLRQLEIASKLSDLRVPPGNRLEALKGDRSGQYSIRVNDQFRVCFRWTEAGAEDVEIVDYH from the coding sequence GTGGTCAAGTCTTTCAAGTGTCGCGACACGCTAGCGCTCTCGAAGGGCAACCGGGTCAAGCGCTTCGTGAGCATAGCGGCCGTCGCACGCCGCAAGCTGCGGCAGTTGGAGATCGCGAGTAAGTTAAGCGATCTTCGGGTGCCGCCCGGCAATCGGCTGGAAGCACTGAAGGGTGATCGTTCGGGGCAGTACAGCATTCGCGTTAACGATCAGTTTCGCGTGTGCTTCCGCTGGACCGAGGCTGGAGCTGAAGATGTCGAAATCGTGGACTATCACTGA
- a CDS encoding HigA family addiction module antitoxin, whose protein sequence is MRILKPITPGELLLEEFLRPMGISQYRLAKEIGVPAQRIGEIVAGKRTITADTDLRLCRFLGLSNGYWLRAQAAYDTEVAERVLKDELARINPWEDVAAHGSRTQTRS, encoded by the coding sequence ATGCGAATACTCAAGCCCATAACGCCCGGCGAACTGTTGCTGGAGGAGTTTCTGAGGCCGATGGGGATCAGTCAGTACCGGCTGGCGAAGGAGATCGGCGTGCCGGCGCAGCGCATCGGCGAGATTGTGGCCGGCAAACGTACTATTACGGCGGACACCGATTTGCGACTGTGCCGGTTCCTCGGCCTATCTAACGGCTACTGGCTGCGTGCCCAGGCCGCATACGACACGGAAGTTGCCGAAAGGGTTTTGAAAGATGAATTGGCAAGAATCAATCCCTGGGAGGATGTCGCAGCTCATGGCAGTCGCACCCAAACCCGCTCGTGA
- a CDS encoding N-acetylornithine carbamoyltransferase, whose translation MDIRGKDFLSTADFTADELTSLIDLAAKIKAGDYRERPLQGKSVALVFFNPSLRTRASMEIAVYELGGNAVTLDVGTGTWSLEHRESVVMDGDKTEHIKEAARVLSRYAAAIGVRAFPEMKNYDDEMTDPVVRGFAEHSDVPVFNLESARHHPFQALADAMTIREKLGTLSHQRVVLSWAYHPKPLPMAVPNSFALIAAQLGLDLTIACPPEYDLGDEAIAEIEAGAKSSGGRVQFSRDQREACRGARVVYAKSWGGKQFYGRAEEDIKLRQQYKHWRIDEEVMHSTDSGWFMHCLPVRRNVIVTDGVLDGPQNAAIDEAENRLHVQKAVLASII comes from the coding sequence ATGGATATCAGAGGAAAAGACTTTCTGAGCACCGCTGATTTCACGGCGGATGAGTTGACCTCGCTCATCGATCTCGCGGCGAAGATCAAAGCCGGCGACTATCGCGAGCGGCCGCTTCAGGGCAAGAGTGTCGCGCTCGTGTTTTTCAATCCCTCCCTTCGCACTCGCGCCTCAATGGAGATAGCGGTCTATGAGCTAGGCGGCAACGCCGTGACCCTGGACGTGGGCACGGGCACGTGGAGTCTGGAGCACCGCGAATCGGTAGTGATGGATGGTGACAAAACCGAGCACATCAAAGAGGCCGCGCGAGTGCTGTCGCGCTACGCGGCGGCGATCGGCGTGCGAGCGTTCCCGGAGATGAAGAATTACGACGACGAGATGACTGATCCGGTCGTGCGAGGTTTCGCCGAGCACAGTGATGTCCCGGTTTTCAATCTTGAATCGGCCCGGCATCACCCGTTTCAGGCGCTGGCCGACGCCATGACCATTCGTGAAAAACTTGGGACTCTGTCACATCAGCGCGTGGTGCTTTCGTGGGCTTATCACCCGAAGCCGCTGCCGATGGCGGTGCCGAATTCGTTCGCGTTGATTGCGGCTCAGCTCGGTCTCGATTTGACGATCGCCTGCCCTCCGGAATACGACCTCGGCGATGAAGCGATCGCTGAGATTGAAGCGGGGGCGAAGTCCAGCGGTGGGCGCGTGCAGTTTTCACGCGACCAGCGCGAAGCCTGTCGCGGAGCGCGGGTCGTCTACGCGAAGAGCTGGGGTGGAAAACAGTTTTACGGCCGCGCCGAGGAAGACATCAAGCTTCGGCAGCAATACAAACACTGGCGCATCGACGAAGAAGTTATGCACTCGACCGATAGCGGCTGGTTCATGCATTGTCTTCCGGTGAGGCGGAACGTCATCGTGACTGACGGGGTATTGGACGGCCCACAGAACGCGGCAATCGACGAAGCCGAGAATCGCTTGCACGTGCAGAAGGCGGTGCTGGCGTCGATAATTTAG
- a CDS encoding PEGA domain-containing protein, with translation MRVSIRESWCVLLTMATVFLAAQETSAQGIGAEGPMKRGAQGIGASDVEPLISSMTQNTRMYVLRNINRPDLVSSVEKWEASNKVELTIGAKASFVVDFLSAESIHARWYARGKISVAGHKLVPIYLNGIITADELPDIFVSWEYQLGNKPDYVPTTRNKYGQLKVESLPEQAEVLIDGKFVDYSGKTFVLVEGPHPVIVRKKPDYIDHSETVNIEGSRKHTLTCQLAKQQ, from the coding sequence ATGAGAGTTAGTATCCGAGAATCTTGGTGCGTCCTCTTGACGATGGCTACTGTATTCCTGGCGGCTCAGGAAACGAGCGCTCAGGGCATCGGCGCCGAAGGGCCAATGAAGCGCGGGGCGCAGGGAATAGGTGCAAGCGACGTAGAGCCCCTAATTTCCTCGATGACACAGAACACGAGAATGTACGTACTCCGGAACATTAATCGCCCCGACCTTGTTTCATCGGTTGAAAAGTGGGAGGCATCGAACAAGGTTGAGCTGACCATAGGTGCCAAAGCCTCCTTCGTTGTGGACTTTCTTTCTGCCGAAAGCATCCACGCAAGATGGTATGCCCGCGGGAAAATAAGCGTCGCCGGACACAAGCTGGTACCGATTTACTTGAACGGGATCATAACTGCCGATGAATTGCCAGATATTTTCGTCTCGTGGGAGTATCAGCTCGGTAACAAGCCGGACTATGTGCCGACGACCCGCAATAAGTACGGGCAACTGAAGGTCGAATCCCTACCAGAGCAGGCGGAGGTCTTGATTGACGGTAAGTTTGTAGACTACTCCGGCAAGACCTTCGTGCTTGTCGAAGGGCCTCACCCCGTGATAGTAAGGAAAAAACCGGACTACATCGACCACAGCGAGACCGTCAACATCGAAGGCAGCAGGAAGCACACGTTGACCTGCCAACTCGCAAAGCAGCAATAG
- a CDS encoding argininosuccinate synthase, translating into MQTGTEHIGKIVLAYSGGLDTSVILRWLKETYDCEVICFAADVGQAQELGGLEEKALATGASKLYVEDLREEFVRDFVFTALKANAVYEGVYLLGTSLARPLIAKKQIEIAQQEGARAVAHGATGKGNDQVRFELTYYALDPHIRVIAPWREWPFKSRSDLIAYAQQHKIPITATKEKPYSMDRNLMHISYEGGILEDPWAEPPASIFILTRSPEDAPDKPAYVEIDFESGVPVAVDGEILSPASLLDRLNRLGGEHGIGRVDLVENRFVGMKSRGVYETPGMTLLHAAHRAVESLTLDREVAHLKDSLNARVAEMIYYGFWYTPEFEAIRALVDETQKNVRGTARLKLYKGNCTVVGRRSPCSLYSEAYATFEHDTVYNQRDAEGFIKLNALRLRMRKMAEEKRGSKIED; encoded by the coding sequence ATGCAAACTGGAACGGAACACATCGGCAAGATCGTGCTCGCTTATTCGGGAGGGCTCGATACTTCTGTGATCCTGCGGTGGCTGAAAGAAACTTATGATTGCGAAGTCATCTGTTTCGCGGCCGACGTTGGTCAAGCCCAGGAGCTCGGCGGTCTTGAAGAGAAAGCACTCGCGACCGGCGCGTCGAAGCTCTACGTCGAGGACTTGCGCGAAGAGTTCGTGCGCGATTTTGTGTTTACCGCTCTCAAGGCCAACGCCGTCTATGAGGGCGTTTATCTGCTCGGGACGTCGCTGGCGCGGCCGCTTATCGCCAAGAAGCAAATCGAGATCGCGCAACAAGAAGGCGCTCGCGCGGTCGCGCACGGGGCGACTGGAAAAGGAAACGATCAGGTCCGGTTCGAACTCACTTACTACGCGCTCGATCCGCACATTCGAGTGATCGCCCCCTGGCGCGAGTGGCCGTTCAAATCGCGCTCGGACCTGATCGCTTACGCACAGCAACACAAGATCCCGATAACGGCGACGAAAGAGAAGCCTTACTCGATGGATCGCAACCTCATGCACATAAGCTACGAGGGCGGGATACTCGAAGACCCGTGGGCTGAACCGCCGGCCTCAATATTCATCCTCACCCGGTCGCCGGAGGACGCGCCTGATAAGCCGGCATACGTCGAGATCGATTTTGAGTCGGGCGTGCCGGTCGCCGTTGATGGCGAGATTCTATCGCCGGCTTCGCTTCTCGACCGGTTGAACCGATTGGGAGGAGAGCACGGAATCGGCCGAGTCGATCTGGTTGAGAATCGATTCGTCGGAATGAAATCGCGGGGTGTGTATGAAACGCCGGGCATGACGCTTCTGCACGCGGCGCATCGCGCGGTCGAATCACTCACGCTCGACCGCGAAGTCGCGCACTTGAAAGATTCGCTAAACGCTCGAGTGGCCGAAATGATCTACTACGGTTTCTGGTACACGCCCGAGTTTGAAGCCATTCGCGCGTTGGTCGATGAAACCCAGAAGAACGTCCGCGGCACTGCGCGGCTGAAGCTGTACAAGGGCAACTGCACAGTCGTCGGGCGCCGCTCTCCGTGTTCGCTCTATTCAGAAGCGTACGCAACGTTCGAGCACGACACGGTGTACAACCAGCGCGATGCGGAAGGCTTCATCAAGCTGAACGCGCTGCGGCTGAGGATGAGAAAGATGGCAGAGGAGAAACGAGGATCGAAGATAGAAGATTGA
- a CDS encoding arginine repressor, whose product MHKTAKGTRHQKILEIISARPVATQQELAAHLSRRGFAATQSSISRDIVKLGLTKLDGHYIAPEDAVKAGGPVTEIDTAGDNIIVVKTEVGLAQPAALTIDRANIDEIVGTVAGDDTILIAVKNVAAQRLAMKKIVKLFADSRPRSRAVNKRAARSGVNALWPR is encoded by the coding sequence ATGCATAAGACCGCAAAGGGAACCCGGCATCAGAAGATACTCGAGATCATAAGCGCCAGGCCGGTGGCCACTCAGCAAGAACTCGCCGCGCACTTGTCGCGGCGCGGCTTTGCGGCCACGCAGTCAAGCATCTCGCGCGACATAGTAAAGCTCGGACTCACGAAGCTTGACGGCCATTACATTGCCCCGGAGGACGCTGTGAAGGCCGGCGGCCCGGTCACCGAGATTGACACCGCCGGCGACAACATCATCGTGGTGAAAACCGAAGTCGGACTCGCTCAACCGGCGGCGCTCACCATCGACCGCGCGAACATCGACGAGATAGTCGGTACGGTAGCGGGCGACGACACGATTCTGATCGCAGTCAAGAACGTTGCGGCTCAGCGGCTTGCCATGAAGAAGATCGTTAAGCTCTTCGCGGATTCTCGTCCGCGATCGCGCGCAGTCAATAAGCGCGCGGCGCGTTCGGGGGTTAACGCCCTGTGGCCGCGATGA